The Phycisphaeraceae bacterium genome has a window encoding:
- a CDS encoding tyrosine recombinase XerC, protein MKTPMRHDQTSQPLPIVQAFLDYLLHERHFSAYTARCYGVDLRQYVDYLAADQKLEIVPEREQYAMTYFSTPQRNGAATNGANPNVVHTVEPASITRCMLRNDVNGIRNFLAFLAEQNYSPATMARKIATLRSFYKWMLRRGLVEANPMLLIRTPKQPKRLPKAIGVEQIERLLAAPDDGSLLGARDRAILETLYSTGIRVSELVGINRADLDEAGEAIIIRGKGKRERIVPLGSHALTAITHYRTMLDGDMLKAGLVPSPTSPLFINKHGGRLSTRSVRRKVTKYLAEAGIDTHISPHTLRHSFATHLLDNGADLRSVQELLGHQSLSTTQVYTHLSTRRLRDAYLDAHPRATG, encoded by the coding sequence ATGAAGACCCCCATGCGCCACGACCAGACCTCGCAGCCGCTTCCCATCGTGCAGGCCTTTCTTGACTACCTGCTTCATGAGCGCCACTTCAGCGCCTACACCGCCCGCTGCTACGGCGTGGACCTGCGCCAGTACGTGGATTATCTCGCCGCGGATCAGAAACTCGAAATCGTCCCCGAGCGCGAGCAGTACGCCATGACGTACTTCTCCACCCCGCAGCGCAACGGAGCGGCGACGAACGGCGCCAACCCCAACGTGGTGCATACGGTGGAGCCGGCCAGCATCACCCGCTGCATGCTGCGCAACGATGTCAACGGCATCCGCAACTTCCTGGCCTTCCTGGCCGAGCAGAACTACTCCCCCGCCACCATGGCGCGGAAGATCGCCACCCTGCGGTCGTTCTACAAGTGGATGCTCCGTCGTGGGCTGGTGGAAGCCAACCCCATGCTCCTCATCCGGACGCCCAAGCAGCCCAAGCGTCTGCCCAAGGCCATCGGCGTGGAGCAGATCGAGCGCCTGCTCGCCGCCCCGGATGACGGCTCGCTGCTGGGCGCCCGCGACCGCGCCATCCTCGAGACGCTCTACTCCACGGGCATCCGCGTGAGCGAGTTGGTCGGCATCAACCGCGCCGATCTCGATGAGGCCGGCGAGGCCATCATCATCCGCGGCAAGGGCAAGCGTGAGCGCATCGTGCCGCTCGGTTCGCACGCGCTGACCGCCATCACCCATTACCGCACCATGCTCGATGGCGACATGCTCAAGGCCGGGCTGGTTCCATCGCCGACATCGCCCTTGTTCATCAACAAGCACGGCGGTCGCCTGAGCACCCGCTCCGTCCGCCGCAAAGTCACCAAGTACCTCGCCGAGGCGGGTATCGACACCCACATCAGCCCCCACACGCTGCGCCACTCCTTCGCCACCCACCTGCTGGACAACGGGGCCGACCTGCGAAGCGTGCAGGAACTGCTGGGCCACCAGTCGCTGAGCACCACCCAGGTGTACACCCACCTGTCCACGCGACGGCTTCGCGACGCCTATCTGGACGCCCATCCGCGCGCGACGGGGTGA
- a CDS encoding TolB family protein codes for MPRTNTTIASTVIIGAFALVGCHGAPRATTADPVASPAPPPHPAHDRRVAFAPGTQSDGPSAPRSAAFSVYGERTFQPDGAIGFGDGSSNVSQVTGATDGHAFDPAVDPTGKWLAFASTQHRRTSDIYLQPIGGSTLTQLTNDPAEDMMPCFSPDGKWVAFTSNRAGNFDIYIVPVTGGQPRVITDDPADEVHPSWSPDGKRLVFSRFADQSQRWELWTVEVANPGVRSFLDYGFLPEWSPDPAVNKIVFQRARERGSRLHSIWTIDVIDGQGRNPTEIISAANAALVNPTWSADGRRIVFAAVIDPRQEASSPPAQSELWLVNLDGTGRTALTRGESADFQPVWGPDGRVYFVSNRSGNDNIWAVSTRTAVAGSPPSRESVATVPTNE; via the coding sequence TTGCCACGAACGAACACGACCATCGCGTCCACAGTCATCATCGGGGCCTTCGCCCTTGTTGGATGCCACGGCGCGCCCAGAGCGACAACGGCTGATCCTGTCGCGTCACCCGCTCCCCCGCCTCACCCAGCCCATGACCGGCGCGTCGCCTTCGCGCCGGGTACGCAATCCGACGGTCCGTCCGCTCCGCGAAGCGCGGCGTTCAGCGTTTACGGCGAACGAACCTTCCAGCCGGACGGCGCCATCGGGTTCGGCGACGGCTCATCCAACGTCTCGCAGGTCACCGGCGCCACCGATGGACACGCCTTCGACCCCGCGGTGGACCCCACCGGCAAGTGGCTGGCCTTCGCCTCCACGCAGCATCGGCGCACATCGGACATCTACCTTCAGCCCATCGGCGGCAGCACGCTCACGCAGCTGACCAACGACCCCGCCGAGGACATGATGCCATGCTTCAGCCCCGATGGGAAGTGGGTGGCCTTCACCTCCAACCGCGCGGGCAACTTTGACATCTACATCGTTCCCGTCACCGGCGGGCAGCCGCGGGTCATCACCGACGACCCGGCGGATGAAGTCCACCCCTCGTGGTCGCCGGACGGCAAGCGTCTGGTCTTTTCACGCTTCGCCGACCAGAGCCAGCGGTGGGAGCTGTGGACCGTGGAAGTCGCCAACCCCGGCGTCCGGTCTTTCCTCGACTACGGCTTTCTGCCGGAATGGTCGCCCGATCCGGCGGTCAACAAGATCGTCTTCCAGCGGGCGCGGGAGCGAGGCAGCCGGCTGCACAGCATCTGGACCATCGACGTGATTGACGGCCAGGGGCGCAACCCCACCGAGATCATCTCCGCCGCCAACGCCGCCTTGGTCAACCCCACGTGGTCGGCGGACGGTCGGCGCATCGTCTTTGCCGCGGTGATCGACCCGCGTCAGGAGGCATCGAGCCCTCCGGCCCAGTCGGAACTGTGGCTGGTGAATCTCGACGGCACGGGACGCACCGCGCTGACGCGAGGCGAATCCGCGGACTTTCAGCCCGTGTGGGGACCGGACGGGCGGGTGTACTTCGTCTCCAACCGGAGCGGCAACGACAACATCTGGGCGGTGTCCACCCGGACCGCCGTGGCGGGCTCCCCACCGTCGCGTGAGTCGGTGGCGACCGTCCCCACGAACGAGTGA